In Aliamphritea ceti, a single window of DNA contains:
- a CDS encoding dihydrolipoyl dehydrogenase, with product MKIRKVEYAIIGSGTAGLGAYSRIRRKTDNFVIIQHGPYGTTCARVGCMPSKMLIAAADHAHEMQQAAPFGVHGKPIINGTQVFNRIRQDRADKFVGNVLKQIDKIPTEFKLQGCAKFISNNQLQVSDDLIIEADKIIIACGTRPYIPKQLTSVENKILTSDTIFEIDNLPDSIAVIGLGVIALELGQSLHRLGVKTSLYGRTGKIGDLSHPDLQAETLECLSDELDIYPQGRIVEAWEENDAVVIAYEQHNGSVITKTFDVILVAAGRVSNADRMNIHNTDIQLDKAGTPHFDPQTMQCGNLPIYIAGDATNDLPLWHEAYDEGRIAGNSALSYPNAEKAQRKTPLGIYFTDPQMAIVGKSFQQLRNTEIVIGDVPFNSPRHEVWKKTQGRIQVYLDAYSGEILGAELLGYQAEHLAHLLALAITHRMTADQFLEMPIYHPSAEEVLKKALNNARFQLK from the coding sequence ATGAAAATAAGAAAAGTAGAATACGCAATCATTGGATCTGGCACCGCAGGTCTCGGTGCTTACTCAAGAATTCGCCGCAAAACTGATAATTTTGTCATCATCCAGCACGGTCCATACGGCACCACTTGTGCCCGGGTAGGCTGTATGCCCAGCAAAATGCTTATAGCCGCTGCTGATCATGCCCATGAAATGCAACAGGCAGCACCATTTGGCGTTCACGGTAAGCCAATCATAAATGGCACTCAGGTTTTTAACCGTATCCGTCAAGATCGCGCTGATAAGTTTGTCGGCAATGTATTGAAACAAATCGACAAGATACCCACTGAATTTAAACTTCAGGGCTGTGCAAAATTTATCTCTAACAATCAGCTGCAGGTCTCTGATGATTTAATTATCGAGGCTGACAAAATCATTATTGCTTGTGGAACACGACCCTACATTCCTAAGCAATTAACATCAGTGGAAAATAAAATCCTCACCAGCGATACCATCTTTGAGATCGATAACCTGCCTGACTCTATAGCGGTTATAGGTCTCGGGGTTATTGCGTTGGAGCTGGGGCAATCTTTGCACCGGCTAGGTGTGAAAACCAGCTTATATGGACGCACAGGAAAAATCGGCGACCTGAGTCATCCAGACCTGCAAGCCGAAACACTCGAGTGCCTGAGCGATGAATTAGACATTTACCCGCAAGGTAGAATTGTTGAAGCATGGGAAGAAAATGACGCTGTCGTCATCGCATATGAGCAACATAATGGCAGCGTGATTACTAAAACCTTTGACGTCATACTAGTAGCTGCCGGGCGCGTTTCGAATGCCGACCGGATGAATATTCACAACACGGATATACAACTGGATAAGGCAGGAACCCCACATTTCGATCCTCAGACAATGCAGTGCGGCAACCTGCCAATATACATAGCTGGCGATGCCACCAATGATCTGCCGCTGTGGCATGAAGCATACGATGAAGGCCGTATCGCAGGAAATAGCGCTCTAAGCTACCCGAATGCAGAGAAGGCACAACGAAAAACCCCGTTAGGCATCTACTTTACTGACCCTCAAATGGCCATCGTTGGCAAGAGTTTCCAACAACTCAGAAACACTGAAATAGTCATTGGAGACGTGCCGTTCAATAGCCCAAGACATGAAGTATGGAAAAAAACTCAGGGACGTATTCAGGTCTATCTGGACGCATATTCCGGTGAAATTCTTGGTGCCGAATTACTCGGCTATCAGGCAGAACATCTCGCACACTTACTTGCCCTGGCAATCACACACAGGATGACCGCTGACCAGTTTTTGGAAATGCCCATCTACCATCCAAGTGCAGAAGAAGTATTAAAAAAAGCCTTAAACAACGCCAGATTCCAGCTCAAATAA
- the megL gene encoding methionine gamma-lyase: protein MYNNNKQSFSTRAIHTGYEAAENHGALNPPVYMTSTFCFDNVEQGAARFAGEESGHFYSRISNPTQELLEVRLADLEEAEACLVTASGMGAITATMWSLLEQGDKVIADKTLYGCTFAYFQHGLTKFGIDVEFVDFTDIEALQAALTSNTKVVYFETPVNPNMRVMDIQAISDAVHHYRSDITVVVDNTYCTPVLQRPVTMGADLVVHSATKYLGGHGDLIAGAVVGKQALVDQIRVVGLKDMTGAAVAPLTVFLILRGLKTLELRMQRHCETAQSLATWLLQHGAIESVYYPGLQNNPFYSLAKTQMSASGGMIAFELKGGYPSAVKFMNKLKMIKRAVSLGDAETLCQHPASMTHATYSIEERARHDISEGLVRLSAGLESFADICSDLTQALEDV from the coding sequence ATGTACAACAATAACAAGCAGTCATTTTCAACACGCGCAATACACACAGGCTACGAGGCTGCTGAAAACCATGGGGCTTTAAATCCACCTGTCTACATGACCTCTACTTTCTGCTTCGACAATGTAGAGCAGGGAGCGGCACGCTTTGCCGGTGAAGAGTCCGGGCATTTCTACAGCCGTATATCTAATCCGACACAGGAATTACTTGAGGTACGGCTGGCAGATCTTGAAGAAGCAGAAGCCTGTCTGGTTACCGCTTCAGGCATGGGGGCCATTACAGCAACGATGTGGTCACTACTGGAGCAGGGTGACAAAGTGATTGCCGATAAAACCTTATATGGCTGTACGTTTGCATACTTCCAACACGGCCTGACAAAATTTGGCATTGACGTTGAGTTCGTTGATTTCACAGACATAGAAGCACTACAGGCCGCGCTGACCAGCAACACCAAAGTGGTTTATTTTGAAACGCCGGTTAATCCAAATATGCGGGTTATGGATATTCAGGCAATCAGCGACGCTGTGCATCATTATCGCTCAGACATTACCGTGGTGGTCGACAACACCTACTGCACGCCAGTACTACAGCGGCCTGTGACAATGGGGGCAGATCTTGTGGTGCATTCAGCGACGAAATATCTGGGGGGGCACGGCGACCTGATTGCCGGCGCCGTCGTTGGTAAACAGGCACTGGTTGATCAGATCAGAGTTGTCGGCCTGAAAGATATGACCGGTGCGGCGGTGGCACCCTTGACCGTATTTCTGATTCTCCGTGGCTTGAAAACCCTCGAACTGAGAATGCAACGACACTGCGAAACGGCTCAGTCCCTCGCCACCTGGCTACTGCAACACGGCGCCATTGAATCCGTCTATTATCCCGGCCTGCAAAACAATCCGTTTTACTCACTGGCCAAAACCCAAATGAGTGCCAGCGGCGGGATGATCGCCTTCGAACTTAAGGGCGGCTATCCGTCTGCAGTTAAGTTTATGAACAAACTGAAGATGATCAAAAGGGCAGTCAGCCTTGGCGATGCAGAAACTCTCTGCCAACACCCCGCCAGTATGACCCACGCAACATATAGCATTGAAGAACGGGCCAGACATGATATCAGTGAAGGCTTAGTGAGGCTTTCCGCCGGTCTGGAATCTTTTGCAGATATTTGCTCAGATCTGACTCAGGCCTTAGAGGATGTTTAA
- a CDS encoding acyl-CoA synthetase has protein sequence MTNPYNLNLDRNPANFQPLTPIGFLERAASVFPDQTAIIHGNLRRTYQQFYARSRQLASALASQNISRGDTVSVMLANTPAMLECHYGVPMCGAVLHSINTRLDPATVAFQLDHADARIVIVDTEYMPVMQQALKTASVQPLLIAYDDVEFQGERSVTSALDYEALLITGDAEFQWLMPDDEWDAISINYTSGTTGDPKGVVSHHRGAYLLAQGNALTTAMQKHAVYLWTLPMFHCNGWCFPWTLSAVAGTHVCLRQVRADAIWHAFTEYQVSHLCGAPIVMSLILAEQRSQQPLQRIQFLTAAAPPPEKTLTDMSAAGFDVVHLYGLTETYGPAVVNDWHQQWNNLPTTEQAGLKARQGVRYLPLEGLAVLNPETMQPVPHDGQTIGEVMFRGNVVMKGYFKNPEATRQAFSGGWFHSGDLGVMHPDGYIQLKDRSKDIIISGGENISSIEVEDALYKHPEVAVVAVVAMPDVKWGERPCAFVELKEGGQATSQQLISWCRELLAGYKVPGHFEFCAIPRTSTGKIQKFMLRQTASEIANK, from the coding sequence ATGACTAATCCTTACAATCTCAACCTTGACCGCAATCCTGCGAACTTTCAGCCGCTGACACCTATCGGTTTTTTAGAGCGTGCAGCAAGCGTCTTTCCTGATCAGACAGCCATTATCCACGGCAATTTACGCAGAACTTACCAGCAATTTTATGCCCGTTCCCGGCAGCTAGCCTCAGCACTGGCCTCACAGAATATTAGCCGGGGGGACACAGTATCGGTCATGCTGGCAAATACGCCGGCCATGCTGGAATGTCATTATGGCGTTCCAATGTGTGGCGCTGTGCTGCACTCAATTAATACCCGTCTGGATCCGGCAACCGTTGCATTTCAGCTGGATCACGCAGACGCACGTATCGTTATTGTTGATACTGAATATATGCCCGTCATGCAGCAGGCATTAAAAACCGCTTCGGTTCAGCCATTGCTGATCGCTTATGACGATGTGGAATTCCAGGGTGAACGCAGCGTAACCTCTGCGCTAGATTATGAAGCCCTGCTGATAACAGGGGATGCAGAGTTTCAATGGCTGATGCCTGATGATGAGTGGGATGCTATCTCAATAAACTATACATCAGGCACCACTGGAGACCCCAAAGGCGTCGTCTCACACCACCGTGGAGCTTACTTACTAGCGCAGGGCAATGCTCTCACGACAGCAATGCAAAAACATGCCGTCTATTTATGGACGTTACCCATGTTTCATTGCAACGGCTGGTGCTTTCCCTGGACATTATCAGCGGTCGCAGGCACACATGTGTGTCTGCGCCAGGTAAGAGCAGATGCCATCTGGCATGCGTTCACCGAATATCAGGTTAGCCACCTTTGCGGCGCGCCCATTGTCATGTCATTAATTCTGGCGGAGCAACGATCACAGCAACCGTTACAGCGAATACAGTTTTTAACTGCCGCCGCACCGCCACCGGAAAAAACACTGACGGATATGAGTGCAGCAGGCTTCGACGTTGTTCACCTTTATGGTCTGACAGAAACCTATGGGCCAGCGGTCGTGAATGACTGGCATCAGCAATGGAATAACCTGCCAACCACTGAACAGGCAGGTCTGAAAGCCCGACAGGGCGTGCGCTACCTGCCATTAGAAGGCCTCGCCGTACTGAACCCGGAAACCATGCAGCCAGTGCCACATGATGGCCAGACTATTGGTGAAGTCATGTTTCGGGGCAATGTAGTCATGAAAGGCTATTTTAAAAACCCAGAGGCGACCCGGCAGGCGTTTTCTGGAGGCTGGTTTCATTCCGGCGACCTTGGCGTAATGCATCCGGATGGCTATATACAGCTGAAAGACCGCTCTAAAGACATCATCATTTCCGGAGGCGAAAACATTTCCTCAATCGAAGTCGAAGATGCCCTTTATAAACACCCCGAAGTCGCTGTTGTTGCTGTTGTTGCAATGCCCGATGTGAAGTGGGGTGAACGCCCCTGTGCATTCGTTGAACTGAAAGAGGGTGGCCAGGCAACCAGCCAGCAACTCATCAGTTGGTGCCGTGAACTGCTTGCCGGTTACAAAGTACCTGGCCACTTTGAGTTCTGTGCGATTCCCCGAACCTCTACCGGAAAGATTCAAAAATTCATGCTGCGTCAAACAGCAAGTGAAATCGCCAATAAGTAA
- a CDS encoding 2-oxo acid dehydrogenase subunit E2, with product MTTEIVLMPDVDGAGDVVEYCIELGDEITAGDPMLVIESDKASVEIPASISGLVTEWLVQIGDRVSKDHPLAQVKITAQETPVHEPINTDTQVETVLTEKTAKSSPAVLSANQMPAPQSPVSVTPAISNSVIKQQGSYYAGPAVRKLAREFSVNLTQVNGTGPGGRILKENIHAYVKQQLIKASQPVISSAAIPPLPKEDFSRFGDTDTQSLSSIAKATSAHMTRCWLNIPHVTLFDETNISDLEAFRKTIQPEAYGLEKTPSILPFIVLTIARALVKFPRFNSSLHPDGTQLIYKQYTNIGVAVDTPAGLVVPVIRNANQQSVSQLASTINALANKARNKQLKIADMQGGCFTISSLGSNGGSGFTPIINGPEVAILGVGKATIKPVWDGEAFQPGLLLPLSLSFDHRVINGAEAGRFMAYISNKLRDIKQLLL from the coding sequence ATGACAACGGAAATCGTATTAATGCCAGATGTAGACGGTGCTGGCGACGTAGTTGAGTATTGCATTGAACTGGGCGATGAAATTACAGCCGGTGATCCTATGCTGGTCATAGAGTCGGACAAAGCTTCAGTTGAAATTCCTGCGTCAATCTCGGGATTAGTCACCGAATGGCTGGTTCAGATCGGCGATCGCGTCAGCAAAGATCACCCACTTGCGCAGGTTAAAATAACGGCTCAGGAAACTCCTGTTCATGAGCCTATCAATACTGATACACAAGTAGAGACCGTACTGACTGAAAAAACAGCAAAATCATCACCAGCGGTGCTATCTGCAAACCAAATGCCTGCTCCGCAAAGCCCAGTCAGCGTTACACCGGCCATAAGTAACTCAGTTATTAAACAGCAGGGCAGCTACTATGCAGGCCCGGCCGTACGCAAACTGGCGCGTGAGTTTTCAGTGAATCTGACGCAGGTTAACGGTACTGGACCTGGTGGGCGAATCCTCAAAGAAAATATTCATGCATACGTTAAACAACAACTGATCAAAGCGTCCCAGCCGGTGATATCGTCCGCTGCAATTCCGCCACTGCCAAAGGAGGATTTTAGCCGATTTGGTGATACTGACACCCAAAGTTTATCTTCAATCGCTAAAGCAACCTCCGCACATATGACCCGTTGCTGGCTTAATATTCCGCATGTCACATTATTTGATGAAACAAATATCAGCGATCTTGAAGCCTTCCGAAAAACCATTCAGCCTGAAGCATACGGACTGGAAAAAACACCCAGTATATTGCCTTTTATTGTGCTCACAATCGCCAGGGCATTAGTAAAATTCCCCCGATTCAATAGTTCGCTACATCCGGACGGAACACAGCTTATTTATAAGCAATACACAAACATTGGGGTCGCGGTAGATACCCCTGCAGGCTTAGTCGTACCTGTGATCAGAAACGCCAACCAGCAATCTGTCAGCCAGTTGGCCAGTACGATCAATGCACTGGCTAATAAAGCCAGAAACAAGCAGCTTAAAATTGCCGACATGCAGGGTGGATGCTTTACCATTTCTAGCCTGGGGAGCAATGGGGGAAGTGGTTTCACACCTATTATTAACGGCCCGGAAGTAGCTATTCTTGGTGTCGGAAAAGCCACCATAAAACCCGTCTGGGATGGTGAAGCCTTCCAGCCAGGCTTACTGCTACCTTTAAGTTTATCCTTCGATCATCGGGTAATTAATGGTGCAGAAGCAGGTCGGTTTATGGCCTATATCAGCAATAAATTGAGGGATATCAAACAACTGCTGTTATAA
- the aceE gene encoding pyruvate dehydrogenase (acetyl-transferring), homodimeric type produces the protein MNTVNRITECLNNDDLTIENQEWLDALQDLLTSQGGQRGRDILRLLQNDLLAKNIDLAEATLNTPYRNTISIAQQPEYPGNTETEQKLENIIRWNALAMVLKANDQGTGVGGHIATYQSAATMLEVGFSHFFRTHPDNQGGDQLLVQAHAAPGIYARAFLEGRLSASQLTNFRRELQSGGGLCSYPHPRRMPDFWQGPTASMGLSTPSAIYQARFMKYLENRGLKEPDSGKIWCFIGDGESDEPEVLGTINMATRDNLDNLVMVINCNLQRLDGPVRGNGKIIQELESSYRGAGWNVIKVIWGSEWDELFSRDTDGVLQTRMDRAVDGDYQFYTVSDGPTVRDHWINGDARLAALMKTLSDEQIRCIKRGGQDRQKIFAAFSQALQSNGKPTVILMKTVKGDGMGASAEGQNTSHQKKQFSAEERIEIGRRFGIPLSDEALADAQLYMPEANSPELQYLHQQRQQLGGYLPSRKTKFSALTAPELSLFKDAIKGTSREQSTTMSFVKMLSNLLKDKSLGKYIVPIVPDEARTFGMESLFNKFGIYSSQGQKYKPVDSSSLLPYKEAKDGQLLQEGICETGAMASFLAAGTAYANYSVPTIPFYIFYSIFGFQRVGDMIWACADSLAKGFLLGGTAGRTTLNGEGLQHQDGHSHAVAATVPNLYSYDPAFAYELAIIVRDGIKRMYQNDEKIFYYITLYNEAYKMPGLPEDYDETLEDAVLQGVYRFRKNTDDGYKVHLLGSGSIMQEVLLAADILSEYGCSTDIWSVTSYNQLVREAQSVERHNLLNPLQPQQNYIEKLFADEQGTFVAVSDFVKSLPNGIARWFPKGFTALGTDGFGLSESRPSLRDHFEVDARYIAWAALTNLYRQNLLPEDTLNQARQTLAIPETKIDPATI, from the coding sequence ATGAATACTGTAAACCGAATAACTGAATGTCTGAACAACGATGACCTGACCATAGAAAATCAGGAATGGCTGGATGCTTTACAGGATTTATTAACATCCCAGGGTGGTCAGCGCGGCCGCGATATTTTAAGGCTGTTACAAAACGATTTGCTGGCAAAAAATATCGACCTGGCGGAGGCTACATTAAATACTCCCTACCGCAATACTATTTCCATTGCCCAGCAACCTGAATACCCGGGCAACACCGAAACAGAGCAAAAACTGGAAAACATCATCCGCTGGAATGCATTGGCCATGGTGCTTAAAGCCAATGATCAGGGTACCGGCGTGGGTGGGCATATCGCCACCTACCAGTCAGCGGCTACCATGCTGGAAGTGGGCTTCAGCCACTTTTTCAGAACCCACCCGGACAACCAAGGTGGCGATCAGTTACTGGTCCAGGCTCACGCAGCCCCCGGAATATATGCACGTGCTTTCCTTGAAGGTCGTCTCAGTGCTTCACAACTCACTAATTTTCGTCGTGAGCTGCAATCCGGTGGTGGCTTGTGTTCGTATCCACATCCCCGGCGAATGCCTGATTTCTGGCAGGGACCAACCGCATCGATGGGGCTGTCCACACCGTCGGCTATATACCAGGCGCGGTTTATGAAGTATCTGGAAAACCGTGGTTTAAAAGAACCCGATAGCGGCAAAATCTGGTGTTTCATTGGCGATGGAGAGTCCGATGAACCGGAAGTCCTGGGAACTATTAATATGGCGACCCGGGATAACCTGGATAATCTGGTGATGGTAATCAACTGTAATTTACAGCGTCTGGATGGCCCTGTGAGAGGCAACGGCAAAATCATCCAGGAACTGGAAAGCAGTTACCGCGGGGCAGGCTGGAATGTCATTAAAGTTATCTGGGGCAGCGAGTGGGACGAGCTGTTTTCACGGGACACTGACGGCGTATTACAGACACGTATGGACAGGGCAGTTGACGGTGACTATCAGTTCTACACCGTATCCGATGGCCCTACTGTTCGCGATCACTGGATAAACGGTGATGCCAGACTGGCTGCGTTAATGAAAACTCTGAGCGATGAGCAAATACGTTGCATTAAGCGTGGCGGGCAGGATCGTCAGAAAATCTTTGCGGCCTTCAGCCAGGCACTGCAAAGCAATGGTAAACCCACCGTTATTTTAATGAAGACGGTCAAAGGTGATGGCATGGGCGCTTCAGCCGAAGGCCAGAATACCAGCCACCAGAAGAAACAGTTCAGTGCCGAAGAACGCATTGAAATCGGACGTCGGTTTGGTATTCCCCTGAGTGATGAAGCCCTAGCCGATGCACAACTTTACATGCCGGAAGCAAACAGCCCAGAGCTGCAATATCTGCATCAGCAACGGCAGCAGCTAGGCGGTTATTTACCTTCACGCAAAACTAAATTTTCAGCATTAACCGCACCGGAGCTAAGCCTCTTTAAAGACGCGATAAAAGGCACCAGCCGGGAACAGTCGACAACTATGTCGTTTGTAAAAATGCTTTCTAATCTTTTGAAAGATAAAAGCTTAGGTAAATATATCGTACCGATTGTGCCAGACGAGGCGCGCACTTTTGGCATGGAGTCACTGTTTAATAAATTTGGTATTTACTCCAGCCAGGGACAAAAATATAAGCCGGTAGACTCAAGCAGTTTACTGCCATACAAAGAAGCAAAAGACGGTCAGCTATTGCAAGAAGGTATCTGTGAGACAGGGGCAATGGCCTCATTTCTGGCAGCCGGTACCGCGTATGCCAACTATAGCGTGCCCACCATTCCATTTTATATCTTCTACTCGATTTTCGGCTTCCAGCGGGTTGGCGACATGATCTGGGCTTGTGCAGACAGCCTGGCAAAAGGCTTTCTGCTGGGTGGTACTGCGGGTCGGACAACCCTGAACGGGGAAGGGCTACAGCATCAGGACGGTCATTCTCATGCCGTTGCTGCGACAGTACCTAACTTATACAGCTATGATCCGGCGTTCGCCTACGAACTGGCAATTATCGTTCGTGATGGCATAAAGCGTATGTATCAGAACGATGAAAAGATCTTTTATTACATCACCTTATATAACGAAGCTTACAAGATGCCCGGGTTGCCTGAGGATTATGATGAAACGCTTGAGGATGCCGTTTTACAGGGCGTGTATCGTTTCAGAAAAAACACTGATGACGGCTATAAAGTCCACTTACTCGGCAGTGGCAGCATAATGCAGGAAGTCTTGCTGGCCGCTGACATTCTCAGCGAATATGGATGCAGTACCGATATATGGAGCGTTACCAGCTATAACCAGCTCGTCCGCGAGGCTCAGTCTGTCGAACGACATAACCTGCTAAATCCGCTACAACCTCAGCAAAACTATATTGAAAAGTTATTCGCCGATGAGCAGGGCACCTTTGTCGCCGTCAGTGATTTTGTTAAATCCTTACCTAATGGCATTGCGCGCTGGTTTCCTAAAGGTTTTACAGCACTTGGTACCGACGGTTTCGGTTTAAGCGAAAGCAGACCAAGCCTGCGGGATCATTTTGAAGTAGATGCCCGCTATATCGCCTGGGCAGCACTCACCAACTTGTACCGGCAAAACCTGTTACCGGAAGACACCTTAAATCAAGCCAGACAAACGTTAGCCATCCCGGAAACTAAGATCGATCCGGCCACTATCTGA
- a CDS encoding helix-turn-helix domain-containing protein, translating into MAFIEESNHESMSATLGGRLVRARESQNITRSQLARRLGVNTTTLKAWESDRSEPRSSRLAMLAGILNVAPTWLLVGQGEEPSNLTGDTTELSRIHENISRLHAQTLTIADELEELGRRLETYQSFNND; encoded by the coding sequence GTGGCTTTTATCGAAGAATCAAATCATGAATCTATGTCTGCCACTCTGGGAGGACGCTTAGTGCGTGCCAGGGAATCACAAAATATTACCCGCTCACAACTTGCCCGTCGCTTAGGTGTAAATACCACCACACTGAAAGCCTGGGAATCTGACCGTTCAGAACCACGTTCCAGCCGTCTGGCGATGCTCGCCGGCATACTCAACGTTGCACCTACCTGGCTTTTAGTCGGTCAGGGCGAAGAGCCAAGTAACCTGACAGGCGATACCACTGAACTGTCACGGATCCATGAGAACATCTCTCGATTACACGCACAGACTCTAACCATTGCTGATGAGCTGGAAGAGCTTGGCCGCCGTCTGGAAACCTATCAAAGCTTTAACAACGACTAA
- a CDS encoding enoyl-CoA hydratase: MTTNNLNAEPIVLANNNAQGILRLTMNNPARRNALSEAMLTQLSQALNDAAENPAVRVIVVAANGPVFCAGHDLKELTLGRQDADNGRDYFGKIMSMCSTTMQAIVNNPKPVIAEVSGVATAAGCQLVASCDLAYASDSAVFSTPGVNIGLFCSTPMVALSRNIANKHAMEMLLTGDMISAQRAAETGLINRIADASELTTTVMDVAGKIAAKSSKTLAIGKQAFYQQREQSLSQAYDFCADVMVENMLAKDAEEGINAFIEKRAPQWSDQ; encoded by the coding sequence ATGACCACCAATAACCTGAACGCAGAACCGATTGTGTTAGCCAACAACAACGCGCAAGGCATACTCCGGCTTACGATGAACAACCCTGCCAGGCGTAATGCCTTATCTGAGGCAATGTTAACCCAGCTCAGTCAGGCACTGAATGATGCCGCTGAAAACCCGGCTGTCAGAGTCATCGTAGTGGCAGCCAACGGCCCGGTATTCTGTGCCGGACACGACCTCAAAGAGTTAACGCTGGGACGTCAGGATGCTGATAATGGTCGTGATTATTTTGGCAAAATTATGTCTATGTGCAGCACCACAATGCAAGCCATTGTGAATAATCCCAAACCGGTTATTGCCGAAGTTTCTGGCGTGGCTACGGCAGCAGGCTGTCAGTTGGTAGCCAGTTGTGATCTGGCATATGCCAGCGATTCAGCAGTATTTAGCACACCTGGTGTAAATATCGGTTTGTTTTGCTCAACACCTATGGTGGCACTGTCCCGCAATATTGCCAATAAACATGCCATGGAAATGCTACTCACCGGCGATATGATTTCTGCACAGCGCGCCGCTGAAACCGGCCTGATAAACCGCATTGCTGATGCCAGTGAACTGACAACAACAGTCATGGATGTGGCAGGCAAAATTGCGGCTAAATCGAGTAAAACACTGGCAATAGGCAAGCAGGCATTTTACCAACAGCGTGAGCAATCCTTATCGCAAGCCTATGATTTTTGTGCGGATGTGATGGTTGAAAACATGCTCGCAAAAGATGCTGAAGAAGGCATTAATGCCTTTATTGAAAAGCGCGCACCGCAATGGAGTGATCAGTAA
- a CDS encoding Lrp/AsnC family transcriptional regulator: MSVKKLDRIDRRILEEIQRDGNISNLELAEKVNLSPSPCSRRVRLLEEAGIIDRQVTLLNKTALGLPLTVYIHVSLEKQRPQTLENFERLITGYNEVQECALITGGDADYVLKVLMPDMSYYENFLLKELNQIDGVSSIRTSFVMRQVISRTELPLSHIT; the protein is encoded by the coding sequence ATGTCAGTCAAAAAATTAGACCGGATTGATCGCCGAATTCTTGAAGAAATTCAGCGAGACGGCAACATCAGTAATCTTGAATTGGCTGAGAAAGTTAATCTATCACCTTCACCCTGCTCTCGAAGAGTCCGTTTACTCGAGGAAGCTGGCATTATCGACCGTCAGGTAACCCTGTTAAATAAGACAGCCCTGGGCTTGCCACTGACGGTTTACATTCATGTCAGCCTGGAAAAGCAGCGACCCCAAACCCTGGAAAATTTTGAACGTCTGATTACTGGGTATAACGAAGTTCAGGAATGTGCACTGATCACCGGTGGTGACGCCGACTATGTTCTGAAAGTCCTGATGCCAGACATGTCTTATTATGAAAATTTTCTGCTTAAAGAATTAAATCAGATTGATGGTGTGTCGAGTATCCGTACCAGTTTTGTGATGCGACAGGTGATTAGCCGAACAGAACTGCCACTGTCACACATTACGTAA